One part of the Ursus arctos isolate Adak ecotype North America unplaced genomic scaffold, UrsArc2.0 scaffold_20, whole genome shotgun sequence genome encodes these proteins:
- the TMEM108 gene encoding transmembrane protein 108 produces MKRSLQALYCQLLSFLLILALTEALVFATQEPSPRESLQVLPSGTTPDTMVTASLSSTRHSSMATAPTSVVLLSPHPDGPSSQTTAPMAMTTPHPDGHPPTNTISTIMVTAATPHSEGPLTTGPLPAAMTTTSSHSEGHPQGEAVPAILLTKPMGATSRPTTAPTRATTRRPPRPPGSSRKGASSSSRSVLPAPSGHSGRKEGQRGRNQSSTYLGQKRPLGKIFQIYKGNFTGSIEPDPSTLTPRNPLRGYSSLPQPQTVATTVAPSRTSWAPSTTPLVPAEDKPGLSRADQGGGSTFTSQGGEPDTTVASGAPTSPQPAPVPSQQPRGDPQDGPSHSDSWLTVTPGINRPPSASSGVFPATAGPTQAAFNASVSAPSKGTPQGTSSTSKAPAHPTGGSESTVAQAKEEATATPTMTNRVPSPLSTVVSTATGNFLNRLVPAGTWKPGTAGNISHVAEGDKPQHRATICLSKMDIAWVILAISVPISSCSVLLTVCCLRRKKKTANPENNLSYWNNAITMDYFNKHAVELPREIQSLETSEDQLSEPRSPANGDYRDTGMVLVNPFCQETLFVGNDQVSEI; encoded by the exons GCTTCCTCCTGATCTTGGCACTGACCGAAGCACTGGTATTTGCCACCCAGGAACCATCTCCCAGAGAATCTCTTCAGGTCCTCCCCTCAGGCACCACCCCAGACACCATGGTGACAGCATCCCTCAGCTCTACCAGACACTCTTCCATGGCAACTGCCCCTACTTCTGTGGTCTTACTGAGCCCCCATCCCGATGGACCCTCCTCACAGACTACAGCTCCCATGGCTATGACAACGCCACATCCAGATGGACACCCTCCAACAAACACCATCTCCACCATCATGGTGACAGCAGCCACCCCACATTCTGAAGGGCCCCTGACCACAGGGCCCCTTCCTGCTGCCATGACAACCACATCCTCCCACTCAGAGGGCCACCCCCAGGGGGAGGCTGTGCCTGCCATCCTGCTGACAAAGCCAATGGGAGCCACCAGCCGTCCCACCACAGCACCTACCCGGGCCACCACGCGCAggcctcccaggcccccaggctCTTCCCGAAAGGGGGCCAGCAGTTCATCACGCTCTGTCCTGCCTGCACCCAGTGGCCactctgggaggaaggaaggccagCGAGGACGAAATCAGAGCTCCACATATCTGGGGCAGAAGCGGCCCCTGGGGAAAATCTTTCAGATCTACAAAGGCAACTTTACAGGGTCTATAGAACCTGacccctccaccctcacccccaggaaCCCACTCCGGGGTTATTCTTCCTTGCCACAGCCCCAGACAGTGGCCACAACCGTGGCGCCCAGCAGGACCTCGTGGGCACCATCCACCACCCCCTTGGTGCCTGCAGAGGACAAGCCAGGCCTTAGCAGAGCAGACCAGGGGGGTGGTTCCACCTTCACCAGCCAAGGAGGGGAGCCGGACACCACAGTAGCCTCAGGTGCCCCTACCAGTCCACAACCTGCCCCAGTGCCTTCTCAGCAACCCCGCGGTGACCCACAGGATGGCCCCAGCCACAGTGACTCCTGGCTTACTGTCACCCCTGGCATCAACAGACCTCCATCTGCCAGCTCTGGGGTTTTCCCAGCCACTGCGGGGCCCACCCAGGCTGCCTTCAATGCCAGTGTCTCAGCCCCTTCCAAGGGGACTCCTCAGGGAACATCCTCAACCTCGAAGGCCCCAGCCCACCCTACTGGGGGCTCAGAAAGCACTGTTGCCCAAGCCAAGGAGGAGGCTACAGCCACCCCCACCATGACCAACAGGGTGCCCAGTCCTCTCTCCACAGTGGTGTCCACAGCCACAGGAAACTTCCTCAACCGCCTAGTCCCTGCCGGGACCTGGAAGCCTGGAACAGCAGGGAATATATCGCATGTGGCTGAAGGGGACaaaccccagcacagagccacCATCTGCCTGAGCAAGATGGACATCGCCTGGGTGATCCTGGCCATCAGTGTGCCCATCTCCTCTTGCT CTGTCTTGCTGACAGTGTGCTGcctgaggaggaagaaaaagacagcCAACCCAGAGAACAACCTGAGCTACTGGAATAATGCCATCACCATGGACTACTTCAACAAGCATGCTGTGGAGTTGCCAAGGGAAATCCAGTCCCTTGAAACCTCTGAG